The following proteins are encoded in a genomic region of Sorangiineae bacterium MSr12523:
- a CDS encoding ornithine cyclodeaminase family protein, which yields MACGGADLQMAADDVAEGFALLLEKRVQLPKKTSLQPCPGKPESETGFFNVMPSLVQHWERDVLGCKIMGSMPGNVERGLPRASGFILLFDPETKLPMCVMDAQAISATRTGAVSLLAARRLARSSTRELGLVGAGINMRTQLLGLSAALPELKRVRVHARGLSRHRFAEEMGARTGLSIVAVDSPEEAVRGADTIVTCVSVDHEPIVRAPWIAQRGVTIFSIGGFEVDLDVLTRMDRVVADRWEDVRSRGVQAHAIAVERGLLPASRVEDLGPILAGLSPGRRSDEESIFFSPVGLAFEDVLVAHRVYRTAVARGVGHRFRTWRNPQWI from the coding sequence GTGGCCTGTGGCGGGGCGGACCTGCAAATGGCCGCCGACGACGTGGCGGAAGGCTTCGCATTGCTCTTGGAGAAGCGGGTGCAATTGCCCAAAAAGACCTCCTTGCAGCCGTGTCCTGGAAAACCGGAAAGTGAAACCGGCTTTTTCAATGTGATGCCCTCGCTGGTTCAGCACTGGGAACGCGATGTTCTCGGTTGCAAGATCATGGGCTCCATGCCCGGCAATGTGGAGCGAGGGCTACCGCGGGCCTCGGGCTTCATTCTTCTCTTCGACCCGGAGACGAAGCTGCCCATGTGCGTGATGGATGCGCAGGCCATCAGCGCGACCCGTACCGGTGCGGTGTCGCTCCTGGCCGCCCGCCGGCTTGCGCGCAGCAGCACCCGCGAGCTTGGCCTCGTGGGCGCCGGGATCAACATGCGCACGCAGCTCCTCGGGCTGAGCGCGGCGCTGCCCGAGCTGAAACGCGTGCGCGTGCACGCCCGCGGTCTGTCGCGCCATCGGTTCGCCGAGGAAATGGGGGCACGAACGGGGCTCTCCATCGTCGCCGTGGACTCACCCGAGGAAGCCGTTCGCGGGGCGGACACGATCGTGACGTGCGTCTCCGTGGATCACGAGCCCATCGTTCGCGCGCCTTGGATTGCGCAGCGCGGAGTGACCATCTTTTCCATTGGTGGATTCGAGGTCGACCTCGACGTGCTCACGCGCATGGATCGGGTCGTGGCCGATCGATGGGAAGACGTGCGCAGCCGCGGTGTGCAGGCGCATGCCATCGCCGTGGAGCGCGGCCTCCTGCCCGCCTCGCGCGTCGAAGATCTCGGGCCCATCTTGGCGGGGCTCAGCCCGGGCCGGCGCTCGGACGAGGAGAGCATCTTCTTCTCGCCGGTGGGGCTTGCCTTCGAAGACGTGCTCGTGGCCCATCGCGTCTATCGCACCGCCGTGGCGCGCGGAGTGGGGCACCGCTTTCGCACGTGGCGGAATCCGCAGTGGATTTGA
- a CDS encoding DMT family transporter — MSSNRHPWAGALLVLLSNVCFGTTGPAAKAVIGVGLSPFQVVQLRLMGTSLTLLVIALLRDPKSLRITRGSIPFLLGYGLLGFFGIQLLYFIALARLPVGVALLLEYMAVVLVALWARFVQKRTLAPTTWVGIGLAVVGVALIEQVWRGPVLDAVGAIAGFGSAICLAAYFLMGERGVGGRHPLALAALGSTVGAAACIVLAPPWTLPLARLGETAPLGPLAAPAWMAMAYVILVGTVAAYLTGIAALRYLPSPVAGVMSTFEIVIASTVAWLLLGEKLSAIELTGAATLFMGVVLAQVGNLRKPASVLPSSTPRPSPGGAVSSPR, encoded by the coding sequence ATGTCATCGAATCGCCATCCGTGGGCCGGCGCCCTTCTCGTCTTGCTATCCAATGTTTGCTTTGGCACGACAGGGCCCGCGGCCAAGGCCGTGATTGGCGTGGGATTGTCGCCGTTCCAGGTCGTGCAGCTTCGTTTGATGGGCACGTCGCTGACACTGCTCGTCATTGCACTTTTGCGTGACCCCAAGTCGCTGCGCATCACCCGCGGGAGCATTCCCTTTTTGCTCGGCTACGGGCTACTCGGGTTCTTTGGCATCCAGTTGCTCTACTTCATTGCGCTGGCGCGCCTGCCGGTGGGGGTCGCGCTCTTGCTCGAGTACATGGCTGTCGTGCTCGTTGCGCTCTGGGCGCGATTCGTCCAAAAGCGCACCCTCGCACCGACGACGTGGGTGGGCATTGGCCTCGCGGTGGTGGGCGTCGCCCTCATCGAGCAGGTGTGGCGCGGTCCCGTGCTCGATGCGGTGGGTGCCATCGCGGGGTTCGGTTCGGCCATTTGCCTGGCGGCTTATTTCCTCATGGGCGAGCGCGGCGTCGGCGGGCGGCACCCGCTGGCGTTGGCCGCCCTGGGCAGCACCGTCGGCGCGGCCGCGTGCATCGTCCTGGCGCCACCGTGGACCTTGCCGCTGGCGCGCCTTGGCGAGACGGCGCCGCTCGGGCCTTTGGCGGCGCCCGCGTGGATGGCCATGGCCTACGTCATTCTGGTGGGAACCGTCGCCGCGTACCTCACGGGCATCGCGGCGTTGCGTTACCTGCCCTCGCCCGTGGCGGGCGTGATGAGCACCTTCGAGATCGTGATCGCGTCGACGGTGGCGTGGCTGCTCTTGGGGGAAAAACTCAGCGCCATCGAGCTCACCGGCGCGGCGACGCTCTTCATGGGCGTCGTGCTCGCGCAGGTGGGCAATTTGAGAAAACCGGCTAGCGTTTTGCCTTCTTCCACACCACGTCCGTCCCCCGGCGGCGCTGTCTCATCTCCGCGATAG
- a CDS encoding nuclear transport factor 2 family protein — protein MTFPGLSASARMFAHVCALAVLSAGCAAQQGPVAPIRGSGGDDLVQLTQELLDAIAPGKKEVWDRYLAPKAVYTDENGKTFTREEFLNELKPLPPYAHGTLRIKKSTVRMSSDHAVIVHEDEEIEEIFGQKIVTGFVITDTWRIRQNRWELLASSVVGVSADPVVAKLPSARLDAFVGDYAVTGATISIKRDGDHLSLLREGKPAVPLFAEGDGIFFVRGSSDRWVFMPDDAGAIAEMRQRRRGTDVVWKKAKR, from the coding sequence ATGACCTTTCCCGGCCTATCAGCATCTGCGCGGATGTTTGCCCATGTGTGTGCGCTCGCGGTGTTGTCCGCAGGATGTGCTGCCCAGCAGGGCCCCGTGGCCCCGATTCGGGGCAGCGGCGGGGACGACTTGGTCCAGCTCACGCAGGAGCTGCTCGATGCCATTGCGCCCGGCAAGAAAGAGGTGTGGGACCGCTACCTGGCGCCCAAGGCCGTCTACACCGACGAGAATGGAAAGACGTTCACGCGTGAGGAGTTCCTCAACGAGTTGAAGCCGCTCCCGCCGTACGCGCACGGCACCTTGCGCATCAAGAAATCCACCGTGCGCATGTCGAGCGACCACGCGGTCATCGTTCACGAGGACGAGGAGATCGAGGAGATTTTCGGTCAGAAGATCGTCACCGGCTTCGTCATCACCGACACGTGGCGCATTCGTCAAAACCGCTGGGAACTGCTCGCGTCGAGCGTCGTCGGTGTCTCCGCCGATCCCGTGGTGGCGAAGCTGCCGTCGGCGCGTCTCGATGCGTTCGTCGGCGACTACGCGGTGACCGGGGCCACGATCTCGATCAAGCGCGACGGCGATCATCTATCGCTTTTGCGCGAGGGCAAGCCGGCCGTGCCGCTCTTTGCCGAGGGCGATGGCATCTTCTTCGTGCGCGGAAGCTCGGATCGATGGGTCTTCATGCCCGACGATGCGGGCGCTATCGCGGAGATGAGACAGCGCCGCCGGGGGACGGACGTGGTGTGGAAGAAGGCAAAACGCTAG
- a CDS encoding S8 family serine peptidase: MDDSLRRRGFVSLALLVLAACSSDERHDGTRSASTALAHSASLDPRLAHVLAGALPAAKFDVVVSYDAPSTGLAKLTSALEGLGLGVLQFPHLHAVAVRATAAQITGLRALAGVRSVYLNRPLKYLLNQSVPGTHADQVVATGVTGAGVGVAVLDSGIDGLRPDLAYPSHTVQNVKIVADVNDILAGIAPPTPVGALALENLPDTDTTTGHGTHCAGIIGGLGAQSGGKYKGVAPGAKLIGIGVGDGINILWTLAGFDWILGHKDQYNIRVVSNSWGSEGTYDENDPINQATKKVHDAGIAVTFAGGNSGPGANTINPYSVAPWVLGVAAGCKIDPNNDTPTCLRAGDKLVADFSSRGTPDSDLLHPDVTAPGVDIVSDRALTGTVLNVLDAQSDLTKCNIAAGDLLGYTCASGTSMATPHVAGIMALLVEATGGKITPDQAYESIVNTARPLAGYATFEAGAGYVDAKAAVDYAKSHFAQDASF; the protein is encoded by the coding sequence ATGGACGATTCACTGCGTCGCCGCGGATTCGTTTCGCTCGCGCTGCTCGTTCTCGCCGCGTGCTCCAGCGACGAGCGGCACGATGGTACCCGCTCGGCATCGACCGCATTGGCCCATTCGGCATCGCTCGATCCGCGGCTTGCCCACGTACTCGCGGGCGCGTTGCCAGCGGCCAAATTCGACGTGGTGGTGAGCTACGACGCGCCCAGCACGGGGCTCGCGAAGCTGACCAGCGCTTTGGAGGGGCTGGGGCTCGGCGTTCTGCAGTTTCCCCATCTGCATGCCGTCGCCGTGCGCGCGACGGCGGCGCAAATCACGGGATTGCGCGCTTTGGCAGGCGTGCGATCCGTCTATTTGAATCGGCCGCTGAAGTACCTGCTGAATCAGAGCGTGCCCGGCACGCATGCCGATCAAGTCGTTGCCACCGGTGTGACGGGAGCGGGGGTCGGCGTCGCGGTGCTCGACTCGGGCATCGATGGGCTGCGCCCCGACCTCGCGTATCCGTCGCACACCGTTCAAAATGTGAAGATCGTCGCGGACGTGAACGACATTCTCGCGGGCATTGCGCCGCCCACGCCCGTGGGTGCGCTGGCGCTCGAGAATCTACCCGATACGGATACGACGACGGGGCATGGCACGCACTGCGCCGGCATCATCGGCGGCCTGGGCGCGCAATCGGGCGGCAAGTACAAAGGGGTTGCGCCGGGCGCGAAGTTGATTGGCATCGGTGTGGGCGATGGGATCAACATTCTTTGGACCCTCGCCGGCTTCGATTGGATCCTCGGGCACAAGGACCAATACAACATTCGCGTGGTGTCGAATTCGTGGGGGAGCGAGGGCACCTACGACGAGAACGATCCGATCAACCAGGCGACCAAAAAGGTGCATGATGCAGGCATTGCCGTGACCTTCGCGGGAGGGAACTCGGGGCCGGGGGCGAACACGATCAATCCCTACAGCGTGGCGCCATGGGTCCTTGGTGTGGCCGCAGGGTGCAAGATCGATCCGAACAACGACACGCCGACCTGCCTTCGGGCGGGCGACAAGCTGGTCGCAGACTTTTCCTCACGCGGAACGCCGGACAGCGATCTGTTGCACCCCGACGTGACCGCCCCCGGCGTGGACATCGTGTCCGACCGCGCCCTGACCGGCACGGTGCTCAACGTGCTCGATGCGCAGAGCGATCTCACGAAGTGCAACATCGCGGCGGGCGATCTCCTCGGCTACACGTGCGCCTCCGGCACTTCGATGGCCACGCCCCACGTCGCAGGCATCATGGCGCTGCTGGTCGAGGCCACCGGCGGTAAAATCACGCCGGATCAGGCCTACGAGAGCATCGTGAACACCGCCCGCCCCCTCGCGGGCTATGCCACCTTCGAAGCGGGCGCCGGCTACGTCGACGCCAAAGCGGCCGTGGACTACGCCAAATCCCACTTCGCCCAAGACGCCTCTTTCTAA
- a CDS encoding threonine synthase: MSDDTTPAAKSRRNPSHVSHLTHLECTACKKRHDADRVMRLCPDCGKVLFARYDLEKARLTMTKEALALRPRGMWRWHEIMPVRGPHHIVSLGEGDTPLLPAPKLGDNIYIKEEGLCPTGSFKARGISAAISRAHELGVEVVAIPSAGNAASALAAYGARAGMRVHAFMPVDTPLLNQKECVVYGAHVTLVRGLISDCAGIVRKRADAEGWFDVSTLKEPYRAEGKKTMGLELAEQFGWSLPDVVVYPTGGGTGIVGMWKAWDELEAMGLIGSKRPRMISVQAEGCAPIVRAFEQNLDHAPPWENANTRAAGLRVPGAVADYLILKAIRDSGGTALAVSEDEIAAALRELAAREGIFAAPEGAATWAAAKKLYARGVLRWSESVVLFNTGTGLKYPDFVDVNLDVVDP, encoded by the coding sequence ATGTCCGACGATACGACGCCCGCTGCAAAAAGCCGCCGCAATCCATCGCATGTCTCGCATTTGACCCACCTGGAATGCACCGCATGCAAGAAGCGGCACGATGCCGATCGGGTCATGCGGCTTTGCCCGGATTGCGGCAAGGTGCTCTTTGCTCGCTACGATCTGGAGAAGGCGCGCCTCACCATGACGAAGGAGGCGCTGGCGCTGCGGCCCCGTGGGATGTGGCGATGGCACGAGATCATGCCGGTGCGCGGGCCGCATCACATCGTATCGCTCGGCGAGGGCGACACGCCGTTGCTCCCGGCGCCGAAGCTCGGGGACAACATCTACATCAAGGAGGAGGGGCTCTGCCCCACGGGGTCGTTCAAGGCGCGCGGCATTTCGGCAGCGATTTCGCGCGCGCACGAGCTCGGGGTGGAGGTGGTGGCGATTCCCTCGGCGGGCAACGCGGCGTCGGCGCTCGCGGCCTACGGCGCGCGGGCGGGCATGCGCGTGCATGCGTTCATGCCGGTGGATACGCCGCTGCTCAATCAGAAAGAGTGCGTCGTCTACGGGGCGCACGTTACGTTGGTGCGGGGGCTCATCAGCGATTGCGCGGGCATCGTGCGCAAGCGCGCCGATGCGGAAGGGTGGTTCGACGTGTCGACGCTCAAGGAGCCGTACCGCGCCGAGGGCAAGAAGACGATGGGGCTCGAGCTTGCCGAGCAATTCGGCTGGTCGCTGCCCGATGTGGTGGTGTACCCCACGGGGGGCGGCACCGGCATCGTGGGGATGTGGAAGGCATGGGACGAGCTCGAGGCCATGGGCCTGATCGGGTCGAAGCGTCCGCGGATGATCAGCGTGCAGGCGGAGGGCTGCGCCCCCATCGTGCGCGCATTCGAACAGAACTTGGACCACGCGCCGCCGTGGGAAAATGCCAACACACGCGCCGCCGGCCTTCGCGTTCCCGGCGCGGTGGCGGACTACCTCATTCTCAAGGCCATCCGTGATTCGGGTGGCACCGCCCTCGCGGTGAGCGAAGACGAAATCGCCGCGGCGCTGCGTGAGCTGGCCGCGCGCGAGGGCATCTTCGCCGCCCCGGAGGGCGCCGCCACGTGGGCGGCCGCGAAAAAGCTCTACGCGCGCGGCGTGCTCCGCTGGAGCGAAAGTGTGGTCCTGTTCAACACGGGCACGGGTTTGAAGTACCCGGATTTCGTCGACGTCAATCTCGACGTGGTGGACCCTTAG
- a CDS encoding serine protease — protein MFAYRLPVRALFAATLLIAAGCSSSDDDGPSGPADIPEFNAFKDLTEAPLPIRTAAQAVVRIQTTDSSATGSFISAEGLLLTNNHVLGVDVCPKEGCYARITRMHQLGVDPPRDSETIFVEPQHIDVGLDMAVLQAYAVDSNGKRTSQRLSTPQFLNRVARDSASLVGTHVNVVGHPEGKLKKWTSGDVAQASGTWFKSTAFILPGNSGSPLLDDAGNIVGLLHRGPTAQDLVTKTGINVYSIGTSSAAMEAAMGAPLPAAARSLATPATAEDIVEHQAVYRNAHVAIAQVLTEPATTPPQASPKDVLSLLGAACDKGLDRTDFDSPEDLAAAVQPCYDALDWIACSSETAANEYQTCPKDETKAAWSTRFQRTFDAFRALNGQLYLDMLTYAPASLQTTASAASTLARSNLQSVLAQTNPPLDFSLSTYLAIYGIQDYAGTNLADYVRNYTRAVHYELSIPNVALTALWLNRSNTLSVDETKTLLARLATDEKASLGQKLYIEEIRYNSGLLAQ, from the coding sequence ATGTTCGCCTACCGCTTACCCGTGCGTGCACTTTTTGCCGCCACGCTTCTCATTGCCGCGGGCTGCTCTTCATCCGATGACGACGGCCCTTCGGGTCCGGCCGACATCCCTGAATTCAACGCCTTCAAAGATCTGACCGAGGCACCGCTCCCCATTCGGACGGCGGCCCAAGCCGTCGTGCGCATCCAGACCACCGACTCGTCCGCCACCGGCTCGTTCATCTCGGCCGAAGGACTTTTGCTCACGAACAACCACGTGCTCGGCGTCGACGTCTGCCCGAAGGAGGGGTGTTATGCGCGCATCACGCGCATGCACCAGCTCGGGGTGGATCCGCCGCGCGACTCGGAGACGATCTTCGTGGAACCGCAGCACATCGACGTCGGGCTCGATATGGCCGTTTTGCAGGCGTACGCCGTCGACTCGAACGGCAAGCGAACCTCGCAGCGCCTCTCCACACCGCAGTTCTTGAACCGCGTCGCGCGCGATTCCGCATCGCTCGTGGGCACGCACGTGAACGTGGTGGGCCACCCGGAGGGAAAGCTCAAGAAATGGACGTCGGGCGATGTGGCCCAGGCCAGCGGCACATGGTTCAAGAGCACCGCGTTCATTCTGCCCGGCAACAGCGGCTCACCGCTGCTCGATGATGCGGGGAACATCGTCGGCCTGCTTCACCGCGGCCCTACGGCGCAAGATCTCGTGACGAAGACCGGCATCAACGTGTACTCGATTGGCACGTCGTCCGCTGCGATGGAGGCCGCGATGGGTGCCCCCCTTCCCGCGGCCGCACGTTCGCTCGCCACCCCCGCCACGGCGGAGGACATCGTGGAGCACCAGGCCGTGTACCGCAACGCGCACGTCGCCATCGCACAAGTCCTCACGGAGCCAGCGACCACGCCGCCGCAGGCTTCGCCGAAGGACGTGCTGTCACTGCTCGGCGCGGCCTGCGACAAAGGACTCGACCGGACCGATTTCGATTCGCCGGAAGATCTCGCAGCCGCCGTGCAACCTTGTTACGACGCGCTCGATTGGATCGCCTGCTCGTCGGAAACCGCAGCGAACGAGTACCAAACCTGCCCCAAGGACGAGACGAAGGCCGCGTGGAGCACGCGTTTCCAGCGCACCTTCGATGCATTCCGGGCGCTGAATGGGCAGCTCTACTTGGACATGCTCACCTACGCACCGGCATCGCTTCAAACGACGGCATCGGCGGCGAGCACTCTGGCCCGGAGCAATCTGCAGAGCGTGCTCGCGCAAACGAATCCGCCGCTCGACTTCTCCTTGTCGACGTACCTGGCCATCTACGGCATCCAAGACTACGCGGGCACCAACCTGGCCGACTACGTGCGCAACTACACCCGGGCCGTGCACTACGAGTTGTCCATCCCCAACGTCGCCCTCACCGCCCTCTGGCTCAATCGCAGCAACACCTTGAGCGTCGACGAGACGAAAACTCTCCTCGCCCGCCTGGCCACCGACGAAAAAGCCAGCCTCGGCCAAAAGCTCTACATCGAAGAAATCCGCTACAACTCCGGCCTCCTCGCACAATGA
- a CDS encoding NAD-dependent malic enzyme, with the protein MTFPLRGAPLLRDPRFNKGTAFTEEERESLGLLGLLPDGVDTLETQVRRAFTQLAEKNSNLGKYIYLSSLQDTNETLFYRVLRQAPAELLPLVYTPTVGEACERYGLIMRRTKGLYVGINHKGRVKEILRNWPVSDVRFIVVTNGNRILGLGDLGANGMAIPIGKLALYTACGGVPPEFTLPVLIDLGTDNSKLLNDPLYLGLRRPRPSAAELDEFVEEFVEAVQEVFPRCCIQFEDWAGVDAMRLLEKYRDRVCCFNDDIQGTAAVALAGLMGATRITGKPLSQQRVLFLGAGSAGLGIAGLLTQAMVLEGLSLKDAQSQIALFDIHGLIESTRTDLHEFQKPYAHELPSIKDFADAIEMFKPTAIVGVSTVARAFDRRVIEAMARVNERPIIFPYSNPTSRSECTAEEAYQWSQGRAVFASGSPFPPVRYGDKTFVPGQGNNVYIFPAIGMAVYATQATRVTDEMFIAAARGVAEQVMQSDLDVGLIYPPQSELLRTELLAATRVAEVIYARGLTRMPRPDDLEALIRAHAYIPEYHSLG; encoded by the coding sequence ATGACGTTTCCATTGCGCGGCGCCCCGCTACTTCGCGACCCTCGGTTCAACAAAGGAACTGCTTTTACCGAGGAAGAGCGCGAGTCGCTGGGCTTGCTGGGGCTTCTGCCAGACGGTGTCGATACGCTCGAGACGCAGGTGCGCCGGGCGTTCACGCAACTTGCCGAGAAGAATAGCAACCTCGGCAAGTACATCTATTTATCCAGCCTGCAGGACACCAACGAGACACTCTTTTACAGGGTTCTCCGGCAGGCGCCAGCGGAGCTTTTGCCGCTGGTGTACACGCCCACGGTGGGGGAGGCGTGCGAGCGCTACGGCCTCATCATGCGCCGGACCAAGGGCCTTTATGTGGGAATCAACCACAAAGGGCGCGTGAAGGAGATTCTGCGCAATTGGCCGGTGTCGGACGTGCGCTTCATCGTGGTCACCAACGGCAACCGCATCTTGGGCCTGGGCGATCTCGGGGCCAACGGTATGGCCATCCCCATTGGCAAGCTGGCGCTCTACACGGCGTGCGGAGGTGTGCCGCCCGAGTTCACGTTGCCGGTGCTCATCGACCTCGGGACCGACAATTCGAAGTTGCTGAACGATCCGCTGTACCTCGGCTTGCGGCGCCCGCGTCCTTCGGCTGCGGAGCTGGACGAGTTCGTGGAGGAGTTCGTCGAGGCGGTGCAAGAAGTGTTTCCGCGCTGCTGCATCCAATTCGAGGATTGGGCGGGCGTGGACGCGATGCGGTTGCTCGAGAAGTACCGCGATCGCGTGTGCTGCTTCAACGACGACATCCAGGGTACGGCGGCCGTCGCGCTGGCCGGTTTGATGGGCGCCACGCGCATTACGGGTAAGCCGCTTTCGCAGCAGCGTGTGCTCTTCCTCGGTGCAGGGTCGGCTGGGTTGGGCATTGCCGGGTTGCTCACGCAGGCGATGGTGCTCGAAGGGCTCTCTTTGAAGGACGCGCAATCGCAAATTGCGCTGTTCGACATTCACGGTCTCATCGAGTCGACGCGCACCGATCTGCACGAGTTCCAGAAGCCGTACGCGCACGAGCTTCCGTCGATCAAGGATTTTGCCGATGCCATCGAGATGTTCAAGCCGACGGCCATCGTGGGCGTGAGCACGGTGGCGCGTGCTTTCGACCGTCGCGTGATCGAGGCGATGGCTCGGGTGAACGAGCGGCCGATCATTTTCCCCTATTCCAATCCAACGTCGCGCTCGGAGTGCACTGCCGAAGAGGCATACCAATGGTCGCAGGGCCGCGCGGTGTTCGCGAGTGGAAGTCCCTTCCCGCCCGTGCGTTACGGCGACAAGACGTTCGTCCCGGGCCAGGGCAACAACGTGTACATCTTCCCGGCCATCGGCATGGCCGTCTACGCGACGCAGGCCACACGTGTGACGGACGAGATGTTCATCGCCGCCGCCCGCGGCGTGGCCGAGCAGGTCATGCAGTCCGATCTCGACGTGGGCCTCATCTACCCGCCGCAATCGGAATTGCTGCGCACGGAACTGCTCGCCGCCACCCGCGTGGCCGAGGTCATTTATGCGCGCGGCCTCACGCGCATGCCGCGCCCCGATGATCTGGAAGCGCTGATTCGCGCCCACGCGTATATTCCCGAGTACCACAGCTTGGGGTAA
- a CDS encoding pyridoxal-phosphate dependent enzyme, protein MTARYLDPQTGETFALDVPRWCGPNRAPLLLTPQSGLTRSDVHTTTRSLWRYRAAFALPVQDPITLGEGCTPLVPRIFPGSGAKAYAKCEWFNPTGSFKDRGASVMLSALRAQGIDAVLEDSSGNGGAAISAYAAAGGLRATILAPASTSPAKTVQMRAHGASVELVPGTRQDTADAAVAKSETVFYASHNWHPFFLEGTKTLAYELWEDFGFRAPDNVIIPCGAGSNVLGCDIGFSELLRAGQIERLPRLFAAQPVHCAPIAASLLGQELPILPTIAEGTAIAQPIRLAEVRAALERSGGGAVTSTEAEIAQATLELAKMGLYVEPTSAQAASAFVKLLASGAIRPDETTVLVLTGSGLKATARISDLV, encoded by the coding sequence ATGACCGCCCGATATCTCGATCCGCAGACGGGGGAGACGTTTGCTCTTGACGTGCCGCGTTGGTGCGGCCCAAACCGAGCCCCGCTGCTCCTTACGCCCCAATCGGGCCTCACGCGCTCCGACGTGCACACCACGACGCGCAGCCTTTGGCGTTACCGCGCTGCGTTCGCTTTGCCCGTGCAGGACCCGATCACACTCGGGGAAGGCTGCACGCCGCTGGTTCCGCGCATTTTTCCTGGTTCCGGCGCGAAGGCGTATGCGAAGTGCGAGTGGTTCAATCCCACGGGGAGCTTCAAAGATCGCGGGGCATCGGTGATGTTGTCGGCCCTGCGCGCACAAGGCATCGATGCGGTGCTGGAGGACAGCTCCGGCAACGGCGGCGCGGCGATTTCCGCGTATGCGGCCGCCGGAGGGCTGCGGGCGACCATCCTGGCGCCCGCCTCGACGAGCCCCGCCAAGACGGTGCAAATGCGCGCACATGGGGCCAGCGTGGAGCTCGTTCCCGGTACGCGGCAGGACACCGCGGATGCCGCGGTGGCCAAGTCGGAAACCGTGTTTTACGCGAGCCACAATTGGCATCCATTCTTTCTTGAGGGGACGAAGACGCTCGCCTACGAGCTTTGGGAGGACTTCGGTTTTCGCGCCCCGGACAACGTCATCATCCCGTGCGGGGCCGGGTCGAACGTCCTGGGTTGTGATATCGGCTTTTCTGAATTGCTGCGCGCAGGGCAAATCGAGCGGTTGCCGCGCCTGTTTGCCGCCCAACCGGTTCATTGCGCGCCCATCGCGGCGAGCTTGCTCGGTCAGGAATTGCCGATTTTGCCGACCATCGCCGAGGGAACGGCGATCGCACAGCCGATTCGGCTCGCGGAAGTGCGTGCGGCGCTGGAGCGCAGTGGGGGCGGTGCGGTGACGTCGACCGAGGCGGAAATCGCGCAAGCCACGCTCGAGCTGGCTAAGATGGGGCTTTACGTGGAGCCCACCAGCGCACAGGCGGCTTCGGCCTTCGTGAAATTGTTGGCTTCGGGCGCCATTCGTCCGGACGAGACCACCGTGCTGGTGCTCACGGGCTCCGGGTTGAAGGCGACGGCGCGCATTTCTGACCTGGTTTGA